The genomic window GCGACGCCAAGCCCCAGCGACAGGACGATGGTGGAGGTGAGCGCGCCAGGGCGGTGGATGTTGGCGACGGCCAGCCGCAGGACCGTGCTGCGTGCCCGTGGCGCACGCTTCGCCGTCCACATGATCAGCGCGGCGATCATGCGCAGGGCAACGAATGTCGTCGCCGCCGAGCCAACGAAAATCGCAGCGATGCGGCGATCATAAGCCAGCATGACCGCAAGCCCGGCGAGAAGGAGCGCAACGGCGGCGGTCGCAACCACATAGATCGTCCGCGGCCAGCGGTTGTCGGACGCAACTTCCTCGCGGAACAGCGCCGACACCGGAATGTCGTGCGCTCGCCCGAGCGGCCACAATGCAAAAGCCAGCGCCGTCATGAGCCCGTAAAGCAGCGCCAGGCCGAGTTGCAGCGGCTGCAGCGCCGGGTCGATGGGCAGCGGCAGGATGCCGCCGAAGACGCGTGCGATGGCGAAGGGCAGCGCGGCGCCAAGCGCGAGACCGATACAGGCGCCGGCCGCGGACAAGAGCAAAACCTGCGTCAGATAGAGCGAGAAAATGCGGCCGCCGGTCGCGCCCAGCGCTTTCATTGCCGCGATGCTATTGCGCCTGCGGGCGAGGTGACCTTTCACCGCATTGGCGACGCCGACCCCACCCACCAGCAGCGCGGTCAGTCCGACCAGCGTCAGATATTGGGTGAAGCGCTCGACATTGCGTTCGAGTTGCGGGGACGCGTTGTTCCGGGTGCGGATATCCCAGCCGGCATCGGGGAATTGTTTCTCTGCCGCCGCAACAAGGGCGTCGGTGGCGCGATCGCCTGTGTCATTCTCTGGCATTCGCACGCGATAGTGCCAGCGCACCAGACTTCCCGGCTGCAACAGGCCTGTGGCGCGGAGTGCCGTCTCGCTCAGCAGCAGGCGCGGCCCAAATCCAATGCCGCCGGCCAGCTTGTCGGGCTCGGTGCGGATTACGGCGCGAATTTCGACGCGCGCTGTTCCGACCGTGATCTCCTCGCCTGGCTTGAGATCAAGGCGTATCAATAAAGCCGGGTCGGCGGCGGCGCCGAAGGCGCCATTGCGTTCCGCCAGCGCGGTGTCGAGCGGCACGGCCGGATCCAGACCGGCATTGCCGTAAAGTGGATAAGCGGAATCGACCGCCTTCACCTCAACCAGGGCGCTGCGTTCGCCGGAGGCGCGCGCCATGGCGCGCATGGTTGCCGCGGTCGAAAGCTGTCCGCGGCTTGCGAGGAATGCGCGCTCTTCTGCATTAGCTTCGCGCTGGATCAGCGAGAAGGACACGTCGCCCCCGAGTATTGTGCGGCCTTCGCGGACAAGGCCGCCGGTCAGGCTTTCGGAGAACGATCCGACACCCGCAATCGCCATGACGCCAAGCGCAATACAGGCGATAAAGACATAGAAGCCGCGCAATCCGCCGCGCAACTCGCGCAGCGCGAAACGCAGCGGCAGGAAATGCAATGCGCGCTGCGGTGCGGCAGGAGAAACGCTGGCGCTCATGCCTGCACAGCCTTGATGGCAGGCGTGTCGTCGATGCGACCCGAACGCATCCGCACCACGCGGTCGCAACGCGCCGCAAGGCCGGGATCGTGCGTCACCAGCACCAGTGTCGTTCCACGTGTGCGGTGCCCCGCGAAGAGCAATTCGATCACCTGCTGGCCGGTCGTCTCGTCGAGATTTCCGGTCGGCTCGTCGGCCACCAGAATCGAAGGATTGGGCGCCAGCGCGCGGGCCAGTGCGACGCGCTGCTGTTCGCCGCCGGACAACTGCGCCGGGTAGTGATGCAAACGCTCCTTCAACCCGACGATCGCCAATTCTTCTTCCGCGCGGGCATAGGCGTCACCGGCGCCGGCGAGTTCGAGCGGGACCGCGACATTCTCGATCGCCGTCATGGTCGGAATGAGGTGAAAGGATTGAAACACGATCCCGACATTGCCGCCGCGGAAACGGGCCAGGGCATCCTCGTCGAGCCGCGTCAAATCCTGACCGGCGACGACGATCGTTCCACTGTCGGCGCGCTCCAGGCCGGCCAGGACCATGAGCAAGGTGGACTTGCCCGAGCCGGACGGTCCGACCATTCCGATTGCCTCGCCCCGTCCTATATGCAGATCGATGTCCTTGAGAATATGCACACGGGCGGCGCCGCGGCCGAGCGACAGATTGACGTTCCGCAGGGAAATGGCCGATTCCCGAATGGGACTGGAATGATGCATGGTGCCGTTGTGTCGACGGGGATTGTGATCAAAAAGAGCCTGCCCGCTCATATGGGAAGATTTCACGAATGGTCCATAAATTGATCGTGACCGCGGTGGTTCTTGTGAGCTTGTTTGCGCTGCCGGCAAGCGACCTGCAGGCCTTGGCCGCCGAGCGCCCGCTAAGGATTGTCGCGCTCGGAGATTCGCTGACGGCGGGCTA from Pseudorhodoplanes sp. includes these protein-coding regions:
- a CDS encoding ABC transporter permease; translated protein: MSASVSPAAPQRALHFLPLRFALRELRGGLRGFYVFIACIALGVMAIAGVGSFSESLTGGLVREGRTILGGDVSFSLIQREANAEERAFLASRGQLSTAATMRAMARASGERSALVEVKAVDSAYPLYGNAGLDPAVPLDTALAERNGAFGAAADPALLIRLDLKPGEEITVGTARVEIRAVIRTEPDKLAGGIGFGPRLLLSETALRATGLLQPGSLVRWHYRVRMPENDTGDRATDALVAAAEKQFPDAGWDIRTRNNASPQLERNVERFTQYLTLVGLTALLVGGVGVANAVKGHLARRRNSIAAMKALGATGGRIFSLYLTQVLLLSAAGACIGLALGAALPFAIARVFGGILPLPIDPALQPLQLGLALLYGLMTALAFALWPLGRAHDIPVSALFREEVASDNRWPRTIYVVATAAVALLLAGLAVMLAYDRRIAAIFVGSAATTFVALRMIAALIMWTAKRAPRARSTVLRLAVANIHRPGALTSTIVLSLGLGVALLVTVVQIDGNLRRQFQQALPDKSPAFYFVDIQSADAERFDSFIRSRAPDAKLERVPMLRGRIVAANGVKAEDLKPPPHAAWVLQSDRGITYDGNIPLGSRVVEGKWWGADYQGPPLLSFEKRIAKGLDLKIGDPVTVNVLGRNITATVANLREVDWQNLGINFVLVYSPGAFHGAPHTHIATLTYPRDSTLQEETALLKDIARDFPTVTTVRVKDALDTVGSVVSNLILAIRGASVVTLLAAVLVLAGALAASHHSRVYDAVILKTLGATRGRLIAAYALEYAMLGAATALVGVAAGSVAAWMVVSKVMNLAFVWLPIPAAIAACSALIVTIAFGLVGTYGALGQKPAPVLRNL
- a CDS encoding ABC transporter ATP-binding protein, producing the protein MHHSSPIRESAISLRNVNLSLGRGAARVHILKDIDLHIGRGEAIGMVGPSGSGKSTLLMVLAGLERADSGTIVVAGQDLTRLDEDALARFRGGNVGIVFQSFHLIPTMTAIENVAVPLELAGAGDAYARAEEELAIVGLKERLHHYPAQLSGGEQQRVALARALAPNPSILVADEPTGNLDETTGQQVIELLFAGHRTRGTTLVLVTHDPGLAARCDRVVRMRSGRIDDTPAIKAVQA